The following are encoded together in the Perca flavescens isolate YP-PL-M2 chromosome 22, PFLA_1.0, whole genome shotgun sequence genome:
- the rttn gene encoding rotatin isoform X3: MLRDVGAVDFLTQLSPNVEPRLRAVIDGTLDQLFQLPELLPSHIMVYSHGQRTATPTAPTVVPPEEHFPQMGYFHKSMPSQTDVPPQKIAVHESVRCLKFSVFPWLSLTNTDRHILSSNESSLRSSNPNLVRSTCELLSDVIMQDFPSEIFLQRPSIVKSLLSLLRLGSGKGEASYLHLQVLSCLRQLCVGLRRRLRFHQDPSFYSTKQDPVSQNSSFSYSQEVQGTQRSQASSPGAECSPRPSVVGRTGQRARGDGQDIDAASTSGSSHRGRAAVQAPGQTPQSPADVANLELPDLGVEDVLELQFQQLTLAQFTVAIMEHAIPLLKTEGLHVFHRVLELLCDAVLLLGDSVCELVWDDRSLVGMELKAKLQVCMELLGDILNYHQSYSADTPHSCQVHHRMAYTGTAIFTIKLLQTILPPEKASDNLPENTATAIFHLCLDTLLGSSLPSMQETAVAYLEQVNSDNHDLYRRVTRAALWMESTCNFLKETQAEGEKNWLELLELADQAIDGLPFHQHLPIIKECVHICSYLWKFDQPSPLLQTESQKLLLKLLSHPSPPVKTETYKCTLNLVKDCLGIQNVSRQEPAACGGVNFLIHHRVLYEISAFGLQDSAEKVNVAAKDILLFLLKGRLMMTASTWDRFNEALYPVMPILQGYAGTEESLGNCVLLISDMSDVARDSVFPSTAQLKAALRLLFTKQPTVRIAAVQQILPHLTSDNVADTARPDLDQPLISSIPSLFCLRNPLDITLDTRNQSVLKVESVEKLFCILSSDTVDISLRRSAAEQLSVVLQDTTMHPVLKILGITDKVISFIMGSVNGNKSLDCLLEPCVCILRKLVYADPSLRHSLAHRNLLLLTLLRASLILKENKGNGNEIAVLMSLLLFDEIATIEIWSDKSNTEVTLAPFSLPLSVIRRYNIPFQAATHHAVSPYCCVLPPSLDLLTLAPACQALQVAWNTAWYSGIDNLLEELHGTSTHATEFPPNLKLSEAQVLSLQAVHLPTALQDCIKAIVTAAGHSSVTSALCRLSLYLLIERLALPHIPTDRCRGTLHSLSWQAAVTRFLQVRPACVEDEKLLVGIVAFLNAYFKLHTETASDPEDKDLRWILELLLNQETPSLLNLLLGVETQTSTPSPGEPEELKNRVSRRLQKELTHFFNILLLRLAQTTDRLCLALAGPFKSQLAVRLLQSLRVSDAPRFYGLPSLERTLQGMVSLTAQPGWSSHCSDLEPILLCSKYLSGLLEVISSFYVEWGGNSMSFMGKGVTKNAVICLLHLSHEMMVKNKDKDFIGQWSLGNEAAAEEASASQLGLAWLIPLWVDRDQEVRFASLGLGAALSSVPSGCQALCASCQNISGGLWGTLLNILLDQQESSMVRREAAFILQNLLVMPMPANAEEAKDSHWQHPCVHDEVSGVSLVGLPALQALLYHCQYFQHVALSATKCYRGRYTFHPQPGAGATSGPRRPHESNSLDSENSLWFWRCDPLAPTMDSSRPCSSLSTSSTVIRGSGPNTPKGPSPLSITEDTPASRLIAQGQSDTDTSNSLASQDSRQGEPSAVEPVVMVTPDLMTAHCGLLTNLLAILPDFTLTAIRHNQLLQALASLVDIGPIETCLTELKTPNVLPGERGDIKIQFVTLLQFLSSFFKLLRSCVMVSQELIGQMDFLKQLLTALVAVLTLDTKGLDAGTRDTVCVCWADVFMLLATLVRRDSSAAYPSVSAALGRRWRSFAGTLSVCVTEKLADPLLHTVALQFLCTIFTEETKSVDVTTSNPKQATALSGIVNGPSASQLCELLLQSFDKRSLQDPLKKQTARALMTLLACSPTAQNYAAKAGLIDSCVEQMKRTHSQLHLESVRPSKASHRKKGEGYLKEVKLTVEILRSALYHNDECKAVATDARLTLALYALWPWLLLDDPIMEAVLELLCVYTANCTTACSCVCGGGPGVALGPKGTPSNSLMHSVMKLASGVAADNSPVQKLAFCLLANLAMSRDCRGLLQKNNFLQAFLSVPMPKAGGVKTTSIGCGGGSLLGLWLRLLVSLSFAEDGQQSILRVTGALELLADLAPHRRHALLTLHNLCFCPANKPHVIANDKAMKVLLSCLNSKEMETRSMGASALWALLHNNQRAKTTLKCPSVRLRIEEARTISKKDAENKQDPMTTYLLQCLENLSQLLNN; the protein is encoded by the exons ATGCTAAGAGACGTTGGGGCGGTGGACTTCCTCACTCAACTGTCTCCTAATGTGGAACCCAGACTGCGAGCTGTCATCGATGGAACCTTGGACCAGCTGTTCCAGCTACCTGAGCTACTCCCTAGTCATATAATGGTCTACTCGCATGGACAGCGTACAGCAACTCCAACAG CACCTACAGTTGTTCCACCTGAAGAGCATTTTCCTCAAATGGGCTATTTCCACAAGAGCATGCCAAGCCAAACAGATGTACCACCTCAGAAGATAGCAG TGCATGAGTCTGTGAGATGTCTCAAGTTTTCTGTGTTTCCATGGCTGTCtttgacaaacacagacagacacattctTTCATCCAATGAGAG TTCTCTAAGGAGCAGCAACCCCAACTTGGTGCGGAGCACGTGTGAACTTCTTTCTGATGTTATTATGCAAGACTTTCCTTCTGAGATCTTCCTGCAAAGGCCCAGTATTGTAAAG aGCCTTCTGTCCCTGTTGAGGCTGGGTTCAGGTAAAGGTGAGGCAAGCTACCTCCACTTGCAGGTTCTTTCCTGCCTGCGGCAGCTTTGTGTGGGGCTGAGGAGGAGACTACGCTTTCATCAAGATCCAAGCTTCTACTCTACAAAGCAAG ATCCAGTGTCCCAGAACTCGTCCTTTTCCTACTCCCAGGAAGTGCAGGGGACCCAGCGTTCCCAGGCCTCATCTCCAGGGGCAGAGTGCTCTCCTCGACCCTCTGTGGTGGGACGCACAGGCCAGAGAGCTAGGGGTGATGGCCAAGACATAGATGCAGCTTccaccag TGGCAGCTCGCACAGAGGGCGAGCAGCAGTCCAGGCCCCCGGGCAGACGCCCCAGTCCCCTGCAGATGTGGCCAACCTGGAGCTTCCTGACTTGGGTGTAGAAGATGTCTTGGAGCTACAGTTTCAGCAGCTCACTTTGGCTCAGTTCACTGTTGCCATCATGGAACATGCCATACCACTGCTTAAAACAG AGGGTTTGCATGTGTTCCATCGTGTTCTGGAGCTGCTGTGCGACGCCGTCCTCCTGCTCGGGGACAGTGTTTGTGAGCTGGTCTGGGACGATCGCAGCCTGGTGGGGATGGAGCTG aagGCAAAGCTGCAAGTATGCATGGAACTACTGGGGGATATCCTGAACTACCATCAGAGCTATTCAGCAGACACTCCCCACAGCTGTCAGGTTCATCACAGAATGGCCTACACAGGCACTGCTATATTCACCATTAAACTCCTGCAGACCATCCTCCCTCCTGAGAAG GCTAGTGACAATCTCCCGGAGAACACAGCAACAGCTATTTTCCACCTGTGCTTGGACACGTTATTGGGAAGTTCATTACCCAGCATGCAAGAGACAGCGGTGGCCTACTTGGAGCAGGTGAACTCAGACAACCACGATCTCTACAGGAGGGTGACCCGCGCTGCCCTCTGGATGGAATCTACTTGCAACTTCCTCAAGGAAACCCAAGCTGAG GGAGAGAAGAACTGGTTGGAGTTGCTGGAGCTGGCAGACCAAGCCATAGACGGCCTCCCATTTCACCAGCACTTACCCATCATCAAGGAATGTGTTCACATCTGCTCTTACCT GTGGAAGTTTGATCAGCCCAGTCCCCTCCTCCAGACAGAGAGCCAGAAACTTCTCCTCAAGCTGCTGTCCCATCCTTCACCGCCTGTCAAGACGGAAACATACAAATGCACTTTAAACCTGGTCAAG GACTGCCTTGGCATCCAGAATGTGTCACGACAGGAGCCAGCAGCGTGCGGTGGAGTCAACTTCCTTATCCACCACAGGGTGCTCTATGAAATAAGTGCTTTTGGACTTCAGGATTCTGCTGAGAAG GTGAACGTTGCAGCCAAGGATATCCTGCTATTCCTGCTCAAAGGACGATTGATGATGACAGCATCAACCTGGGACAGATTCAATGAAGCACTTTACCCCGTCATGCCCATATTACAG ggTTACGCCGGCACCGAAGAGTCACTGGGAAACTGTGTCCTGCTGATAAGTGACATGTCGGACGTGGCAAGAGACAGCGTGTTTCCAAGCACAGCCCAGCTAAAAGCAGCGCTCCGACTCCTTTTTACTAAACAACCCAC TGTGAGAATAGCAGCAGTGCAACAAATCCTGCCCCACTTAACCAGCGATAATGTTGCTGACACAGCCAGACCAGACCTGGATCAACCACTGATCTCCTCCATCCCCAGTCTCTTCTGCCTCAGAAACCCTTTGGACATCACGCTGGACACCAGAAACCAGTCTGTCCTTAAG GTGGAGTCGGTGGAGAAGCTGTTTTGTATCCTGTCCTCAGACACTGTCGACATCTCACTGAGAAGATCGGCTGCAGAGCAGCTGTCTGTAGTGCTACAAG ACACAACAATGCACCCAGTGCTGAAGATTCTTGGAATAACAGACAAAGTCATTTCTTTCATTATGGGGAGTGTAAACGGCAACAAG AGCTTAGATTGCCTGCTGGAGCCTTGTGTGTGTATCCTGAGGAAGCTGGTGTATGCTGATCCATCTCTGAGGCACAGTCTGGCACATCGCAACCTTCTGCTCCTCACACTGCTCAGGG CATCCTTGATATTAAAGGAGAACAAAGGCAATGGAAATGAGATTGCTGTCCTGATGAGTTTACTGCTATTTGATGAGATTGCCACCATTGAAATATg GTCGGACAAATCCAACACAGAGGTGACCCTCGCACCGTTTTCCCTACCACTGTCAGTGATACGCAG GTACAACATCCCATTCCAGGCAGCGACTCATCACGCTGTCAGCCCATACTGCTGCGTCCTGCCCCCCTCCTTGGACCTCCTGACCCTGGCACCCGCCTGCCAAGCCCTGCAGGTAGCCTGGAACACTGCATGGTATTCTGGGATAGACAACCTCCTTGAAGAGCTGCATGGCACATCTACCCATGCTACTGA ATTTCCTCCCAACTTAAAGCTGTCAGAAGCACAGGTTCTGTCGCTACAGGCGGTGCACCTTCCCACGGCGCTGCAGGACTGCATCAAGGCCATCGTCACGGCAGCAGGACACAGCTCTGTAACCTCTGCCCTCTGCAGACTCAGCCTCTATTTACTGATTGAGCGACTGGCCCTTCCTCACATCCCCACCGACAGGTGCAGAGGCACCCTTCACTCCCTCAGTTGGCAGGCAGCAGTGACCAG GTTTCTCCAGGTGCGTCCAGCCTGTGTTGAGGATGAGAAGTTGCTAGTGGGAATTGTTGCATTTTTGAATGCCTACTTCAAACTGCACACTGAGACTGCATCTGACCCAGAGGACAAGGACCTGCGCTGGATACTGGAGCTACTTCTCAACCAG GAGACCCCATCGCTTCTTAATTTGCTGCTTGGTGTGGAGACTCAGACCTCAACTCCGAGCCCTGGGGAGCCAGAGGAATTGAAGAACCGTGTCAGCCGGAGACTGCAGAAAGAACTCACTCACTTCTTTAACATCTTACTCCTCCGACTTGCTCAAACCACTGACAG GCTATGTCTGGCATTAGCAGGCCCATTCAAAAGCCAGCTGGCAGTCCGTTTGCTTCAGAGCCTGCGGGTGTCCGACGCCCCGCGTTTCTATGGCCTTCCTAGCCTGGAGAGGACACTGCAAGGCATGGTCAGCCTGACTGCCCAGCCTGGCTGGAGCTCCCACTGCTCTGACCTGGAACCCATCTTGCTCTGCTCCAAGTATCTCAGTGGCCTATTAGAG GTGATCTCCTCATTTTATGTCGAGTGGGGAGGCAACTCCATGTCTTTCATGGGGAAAGGTGTGACCAAGAATGCTGTCATCTGCTTGCTTCACCTGTCCCATGAGATGATGGTCAAGAACAAGGACAAG GACTTCATTGGTCAGTGGTCTTTGGGGAATGAGGCAGCTGCTGAGGAGGCTAGTGCCTCTCAGCTTGGTTTGGCCTGGCTCATCCCACTATGGGTCGACCGCGACCAAGAG GTGAGGTTTGCCAGTTTGGGTTTAGGTGCAGCTCTGTCCTCTGTGCCCAGCGGGTGCCAGGCTCTGTGTGCCAGCTGTCAGAACATCAGCGGAGGTCTGTGGGGCACGTTGCTCAACATCCTCCTGGATCAGCAGGAGAGCAGCATGGTCCGCAGAGAG GCCGCATTTATCCTGCAAAACTTGCTGGTGATGCCCATGCCTGCCAACGCAGAGGAGGCCAAGGACTCCCACTGGCAG CACCCATGTGTCCATGATGAGGTGTCTGGTGTGTCTCTGGTGGGTCTTCCAGCGCTCCAGGCTCTGCTTTACCACTGTCAGTACTTCCAACATGTGGCTCTCTCTGCCACCAAATGTTACCGAGGCAGGTACACTTTCCACCCGCAACCTGGTGCTGGCGCGACCAGTGGACCTCGTCGTCCCCATGAGAGCAATTCTCtgg ATTCTGAGAATTCCCTGTGGTTTTGGAGATGCGACCCACTGGCGCCAACTATGGACTCTAGCAGACCTTGCAGCTCCCTCTCCACATCCAGCACTGTG ATAAGAGGCTCAGGGCCTAACACCCCCAAGGGTCCCTCCCCATTGAGCATCACAGAAGATACCCCTGCCAGCAGACTGATAGCTCAAG GCCAGAGTGACACAGACACCAGCAACTCGCTGGCCTCCCAAGACTCCCGCCAGGGCGAGCCCTCGGCCGTGGAACCCGTTGTCATGGTAACTCCCGACCTCATGACGGCCCACTGTGGCCTGCTGACTAACCTGCTGGCCATCCTGCCAGACTTCACCCTCACTGCCATCCGACACAACCAGCTCCTCCAAGCGCTGGCCAG tCTGGTGGATATTGGGCCCATCGAGACATGTCTGACTGAGCTGAAGACACCCAACGTCCTaccaggagagagaggagacatcAAGATCCAG TTTGTCACCCTACTTCAGTTCCTGTCCAGCTTCTTCAAACTGCTGCGGTCATGTGTCATGGTGAGCCAAGAGCTTATTGGCCAGATGGACTTCCTGAAACAGCTGTTGACTGCTCTGGTGGCAGTGCTCACACTGGATACCAAAGGATTAG ATGCAGGTACCCGAGACACGGTTTGTGTGTGCTGGGCAGACGTGTTTATGCTCCTGGCTACTCTGGTGAGGAGGGACAGCTCGGCAGCGTACCCATCTGTCTCTGCTGCGCTGGGGAGACGCTGGCGGTCATTTGCAG gAACATTATccgtgtgtgtgactgagaaGCTCGCAGACCCTCTTCTCCACACAGTGGCTCTGCAGTTTCTTTGTACAATTTTCACAGAGGAGACAAAAAGTGTAGATGTCACAACCTCAAACCCTAAACAGGCTACTGCTTTGTCTGGCATTGTGAATGGTCCCTCAGCCAGCCAGCTGTGTGAACTGTTACTGCAG AGTTTTGATAAGAGGTCCCTTCAGGACCCTTTGAAGaagcagacagccagagctCTGATGACACTGCTGGCCTGCAGTCCCACAGCTCAAAACTACGCAGCCAAAG CTGGTCTAATTGACAGCTGTGTGGAACAAATGAAGCGAACTCACTCCCAGCTCCACCTGGAGTCCGTCCGACCCAGCAAGGCTTCCCACCGCAAAAAG GGAGAAGGCTATTTAAAGGAAGTCAAGCTGACTGTGGAGATCCTGCGGAGTGCTCTTTACCACAACGATGAATGCAAA gcGGTTGCCACAGATGCTCGCCTAACACTGGCACTCTATGCTCTTTGGCCTTGGCTCCTATTGGACGACCCCATCATGGAGGCAGTGCTGGAGCTTCTGTGTGTCTATACGGCCAACTGCACCACAG caTGCAGTTGTGTTTGTGGCGGTGGCCCCGGTGTTGCACTAGGACCTAAAGGCACCCCTAGTAACTCTCTGATGCACTCTGTGATGAAGCTGGCCTCAGGGGTCGCAGCAGATAACAGCCCTGTCCAGAAGCTAGCCTTCTGTCTCTTGGCTAACCTCGCCATGTCCCGTGACTGCAGAGGCCTCCTGCAGAAG aataatttCCTGCAAGCCTTCCTGTCAGTGCCAATGCCCAAGGCGGGTGGTGTTAAGACCACATCCATAGGTTGTGGTGGTGGAAGCCTACTGGGCCTGTGGCTGAGGCTGCTGGTTAGTCTCTCGTTTGCGGAGGACGGCCAACAGAGTATCCTTAGGGTGACCGGAGCCCTGGAACTGCTGGCGGACCTGGCACCGCACCGGCGCCATGCACTGCTTACCCTTCACAACCTCTGCTTCTGCCCTGCCAACAAGCCACACGTCATCGCCAATG ACAAAGCCATGAAGGTGTTACTAAGTTGTCTGAACAGTAAAGAGATGGAAACCCGCTCTATGGGAGCATCTGCACTTTGGGCATTGCTCCATAACAATCagagg GCTAAGACTACTTTGAAGTGTCCCTCTGTTCGATTGAGAATTGAGGAGGCACGTACCATCTCCAAGAAGG ATGCAGAGAACAAGCAGGATCCTATGACTACCTACCTGTTGCAGTGCCTTGAAAACCTTTCGCAGCTGCTAAATAACTGa